GAGGCGCGCTTTCTACTATGACGCCGTCAAGGTGAATGAGCACCACTGTGGGAGGGGGCTTGCCCCCGATGACGGTGGGTCAGTCAATATTTCTGGCGACTGGCACACCGCTATCGGGGGCAAGCCCCCTCCCACATTGGATTTGTGGTGGTCTTAAATTCGGGTGTAGGTGCCGGTGCCTTTGAGGATGTTCTGCAAGGTTTGCTCCACTTCGGCCATATCCGAGGCGGCGGTGGCATGAGTGATCTGCAGTTGATCCTTGCCCCCCAGGGCATCGGTGTCGCCGGCCGCCAGTTCGATCAATAAGGTGGTGTCGCCCAACGTCACTTTCAGCCCATCCAGGGTCGAAGGCTCGTAGTCCCACGTCAGCTCCACCTCGTCTTCATCCGGGTAACGGGTGAGCATGAACATTTCGCCGTTCTTGCCGTGACAGCAAAGCATGGCCATGTTGTCTTCTTCGTCGTCGCAGGGCGTGGCCATCAGGGCATCGGTGTTCAACTTCATAACAAAACCTTTGGTAAGACGGGCGGGTGTGGCCGCAATCTCGCCATTATGACTTTTTTTACAGTCGGTTGCGCTCCTGCAGCCATGCAGGGCGCCACCTATTGATAAACGCAGGGTTAAGTGGGCGGATTAATCTGCGGAATGATCTTGGGCAGAATCGCCCGCTCTATAGGCGGCTTTACCAGGGGGCCAAACACTTGTGAACCCGCTTGTTTGCTCGCTATCTGCACCGCATTGAAAGCGCCAAAAGTAATGCGGTCAACTGCACCCGGCCGTCCCTTTCGGTAATCATCAATACCCAAACCGATTTCTGTTGCGGCGATGCCCAGATCAAACAGCAAGACTGCGATACCAATCTGCGGCACGGCGAGCGCTACCGGGGCAAGTATCACCAAGGACTTGCTGGCACTCTTTAATCCGGCGAGCACGTTCTTTTTCTTCCAGTCGTCATTGCTGACATAGGTCGAATCAGTGTTGTTATAGGTATATTGCTCCACACGGGCCTGCATGCTTTTGAACGGGTCTGCTTCGATGGGTTTTCCGCCGAAAGGCCTATCCTCCAACCAGTCAATGTGATGTTTTGCATAGAGCCCGGTTTTTTCAAGGTGCACATCAATCCCGGCTTCCCATACGCTGTCTGCGCGGTCGTCCAGCTTGAAATATTCAGCGAACTGTTTGCGTTTTGTTTCGTCCGTCATTTGTTCTGTCAACCACTTGCGCATCAGGGTAGGGTTGTCGAACTCATGGATGGGAGATGAATTGCCTGTCATGTAGAGCAGGGTTTTTTGGGTGGTTTTATCGATGGCATAAAAAATGCCCGACGCCACCCGCCCTTCAAACGTAAGTTCTTTTAGCTCCAGATCGGGATCTTGGGTATAGCCCGCTTGAAAGTCCCTGGCCGTCAATGAGTCAAGTGGCTTTTGCGCACTGATGCCAGCCAGCCGCATCGCCAGGTCACGGCCCTCTGGGCTTAGGGTATTTTCCTCGAATTGTTTATGCGCGGCAGTCACAAAAGACATCTTGGACAACGTGCTGTACTTGTCTCGGTATTCGTTCCAGAAGTTATCTAGCTCAGCTTTATGTGTTTTGCTGAAACTGGTATCCCATACGTAGGCACGGAATGATTTTGGCGTGATGGGGGCTTGGTTGGACGCGTCGTAGTGTTCCTCGGCAGGAGGGTCGAAGTAAATCCCTTCGTACTGTTGGGTTTGCAGTGCAGTTGGACTTTTTTGGTAGCCATGGCGGCCAGAGCTGCGGTGATACCCGATCGTCAGGTTATCCACGATTTCAATGGGGGGTGGAGGTTCTTGATGTGGATTGAAAGAGACCTTGGGCAGGTTGTCGTGGCCAGGGGTGTCTTGAATATTTTTGATCGCAGCATCCGTCAAGGATATTTTGCTGATAATTCGGCCGGGGTAGGGCGGTGTGTGACCCCTCACGTTGTAGGCGAATGTCATCAGGTACGTTTTATCCGGGTCGATATCCAGCCCATGATGTTCTTTATAGTGAGCTTTTATCTGATTCCGGGTGCTCTCTCTCATTTCGGGTGAAGCAACGTAGTTCATCGTTGAATAATCTTTTATTCCGGCGTCGAGCTGAACTGATCGGTCATGCGCCAAAAAGACTTTAAGGTGTGCCGGGATATGGGCATCTTTCCACGCGTCGGATTTACCAAAGCTGGACGCTTTCCACTTTTGGTATTGGGCCGCCCAAAAAGCGTTGTCGAGCCCGTCAGGCGTTGCAGAGGGTGCAACGCCGGATGAGCCAGCGTTTGATTCGGGGCGGGCGGGGTCATTAATCGCTGGAGCCTTCGGCGGGTCGATAGGAGCAGTGGGGCCGTCGACCGGCACAGACGCCGACACACTCATGTGCCCATAAGAGGTATACGCAGTTACGTTGTTCATACTAAAAGCTCACATCAACTAATGAGTGGGCCGTCCTTGGGTGTTGTTCAATCAATGCGATGTGCATCGACTAACGACTGATTGGTTAAACCCGGCGATTTGAATTCATTTTAAGATTCTATGAACTCGGTTGATAAAACCTATTCGCGCGCTTGCCGAGGCTGGGAAAGCGAGCTTCTTCAGGTTTGCCTGTGCTTGACCGAATATGTCGCCGTACGGAAAGCAACCGTCTTCCTACACTCGTTAAGCTGCCCAGTGGATGCGCCACAGTCAGGCCGTTGACCTGCCCGTCGTTCCGTCACCTGCCAACCGGTGCATCCGATGTGACCTGATCGCCTTGCGCAGCTTCACCCACCTGTCACCTCGATTCGTTATAAGGTTAGCGACGAACAGAGCTGACGGTCTCCCCGCAAGGGGATAACACGCGACGCTTCCATCAATAACAAGCCCAAGCGGAGTACCACAGATGGCGTTCTTCACCGCAGCCAGCAAGGCCGACTTCCAGCATCAACTGCAAGCGGCACTGGCGCAGCACATCAGTGAACAGGCACTGCCACAAGTGGCGCTGTTCGCTGAGCAATTCTTCGGCATTATTTCCCTGGACGAACTGACCCAGCGTCGCCTTTCCGACCTGGCCGGTTGCACCCTGTCTGCCTGGCGCCTGCTTGAGCGCTTTGATCACACCCAACCGCAAGTGCGGGTCTACAACCCCGATTACGAACGTCATGGCTGGCAATCGACCCACACCGCGGTCGAAGTGCTGCACCATGACCTGCCATTTCTGGTGGACTCGGTACGTACCGAGCTGAACCGCCGTGGCTACAGCATCCATACCCTGCAGACCACCGTGCTCAGCGTGCGTCGCGGCAGCAAGGGCGAGCTGCTGGAAATCCTGCCCAAGGGCACCCAGGGCGAAGGCATCCTGCAAGAATCGCTGATGTACCTGGAGATCGACCGCTGCGCCAACGCCGCCGAACTGAATGTGCTGAGCAAAGAGCTTGAGCAGGTGCTGGGCGAAGTGCGCGTGGCCGTGGCTGATTTCGAACCGATGAAAGCCAAGGTCCAGGACCTGCTGGCCGGTATCGACGCCAGCGCGTTCGCGATCGACGGCGAAGAAAAAGCCGAGATCAAGAACTTCCTCGAATGGCTGGTGGGCAACCACTTCACCTTCCTGGGCTATGAAGAGTTCGTGGTACGTGACGAGGCGGACGGCGGTCATATCGAATATGACGCCAGCTCCTTCCTCGGCCTGACCAAGCTGCTGCGCGCCGGCCTCACCGCCGAAGACCTGCGCATCGAAGACTACGCCGTCGCCTACCTGCGCGAACCGACCGTGCTGTCGTTCGCCAAGGCGGCACACCCGAGCCGCGTGCACCGTCCGGCGTATCCGGACTACGTGTCGATCCGTGAGATCAGCGCCGACGGCAAGGTCCTCAAGGAACACCGTTTCATGGGCCTCTACACCTCCTCGGTGTACGGCGAAAGCGTGCGGGTGATTCCTTACATCCGCCGCAAGGTCGCGGAAATCGAGCGTCGTTCTGGCTTCCAGGCCAAGGCGCACCTGGGCAAGGAACTGGCCCAGGTGGTTGAAGTACTGCCACGTGACGACCTGTTCCAGACCCCGGTGGATGAGCTGTTCAGCACCGTGATGTCGATCGTGCAGATCCAGGAACGCAACAAGATCCGCGTATTCCTGCGCAAAGACCCGTATGGCCGGTTCTGCTACTGCCTGGCCTACGTGCCGCGTGACATCTATTCCACCGAAGTGCGCCAGAAGATCCAGCAAGTGCTGATGGATCGCCTGAAGGCCTCGGACTGCGAATTCTGGACGTTCTTCTCCGAATCCGTGCTGGCCCGTGTCCAGCTGATTCTGCGGGTTGACCCGAAGAACCGCCTGGACATCGACCCGCTGCAACTGGAAAAGGAAGTGGTGCAGGCCTGCCGCAGCTGGCAGGACGACTACGCCAGCCTGGTGGTGGAAAGCTTCGGCGAAGCGCAAGGCACCAACGTGCTGGCCGATTTCCCGAAAGGCTTCCCGGCCGGCTACCGCGAGCGTTTCGCCGCGCATTCGGCCGTGGTCGACATGCAGCACCTCAACAGCCTGACCGAAGCCAACCCGCTGGTGATGAGCTTCTATCAGCCGCTGGGCCAGGTCTCCGGCCAGCGTGAGCTGCATTGCAAGCTCTACCACGCCGACACCCCGCTGGCGCTGTCCGACGTGCTGCCGATCCTGGAAAACCTCGGCCTGCGCGTGCTGGGCGAGTTCCCGTACCGCCTGCGCCACGCCAATGGCCGCGAGTTCTGGATCCATGATTTCGCGTTCATCGCCGCCGAAGGCGTGAACCTGGATATCCAGCAGCTCAACGACACCCTGCAGGACGCGTTCGTGCATATCGTTCACGGCGATGCCGAAAACGATGCGTTCAACCGTCTGGTACTCACCGCCGGCCTGCCATGGCGCGACGTCGCGCTGCTGCGCGCTTACGCCCGTTACCTCAAGCAGATCCGCCTGGGCTTCGACCTCGGCTACATCGCCAGCACCCTGAACAACCACACCGATATCGCCCGCGAATTGACCCGGTTGTTCAAGACCCGCTTCTACCTGGCGCGCAAGCTCACCGCCGACGACCTGGAAGACAAGCAGCAGCGTCTGGAACAAGCGATCCTCAGCGCCCTGGACGACGTTCAGGTGCTCAACGAAGACCGCATCCTGCGTCGCTACCTGGACCTGATCAAGGCGACCCTGCGCACCAACTTCTACCAGACTGACGCCAACGGCCAGAACAAGTCGTACTTCAGCTTCAAGTTCGACCCGCGCGCCATCCCCGAACTGCCCAAGCCGGTGCCGAAGTTTGAAATCTTCGTCTACTCGCCACGGGTTGAAGGTGTGCACCTGCGCTTTGGCAACGTCGCTCGCGGCGGCCTGCGCTGGTCGGACCGTGAAGAAGACTTCCGTACCGAAGTGCTCGGCCTGGTAAAAGCCCAGCAAGTGAAGAACTCGGTGATCGTGCCCGTGGGCGCCAAGGGCGGCTTCCTGCCCCGTCGCCTGCCATTGGGCGGCAGCCGTGACGAGATCGCGGCCGAGGGCATCGCCTGCTACCGCATCTTCATTTCCGGCCTGTTGGACATTACCGACAACCTCAAAGACGGCGTCCTGGTGCCGCCGGTCAACGTTGTGCGCCATGACGACGATGACCCGTACCTGGTGGTGGCGGCGGACAAGGGCACTGCGACCTTCTCCGACATCGCCAACGGTATCGCCATCGATTACGGCTTCTGGCTGGGCGACGCGTTCGCCTCCGGCGGTTCGGCCGGTTACGACCACAAGAAAATGGGCATCACCGCCAAGGGCGCGTGGGTGGGTGTGCAGCGTCACTTCCGTGAGCGCGGCATCAACGTGCAGGAAGACAGCATCACCGTGGTCGGCGTCGGCGATATGGCCGGTGACGTGTTCGGTAACGGCTTGCTCATGTCCGACAAGCTGCAACTGGTCGCGGCCTTCAACCACCTGCACATCTTCATCGACCCGAACCCGAACCCGGCAACCAGCTTCGTCGAGCGCCAGCGCATGTTCGAACTGCCGCGTTCGGCCTGGACCGACTACGACACCAGCATCATGTCCGAAGGCGGCGGTATCTTCTCGCGCAGCGCGAAGAGCATTGCCATCTCGCCACAGATGAAAGAACGCTTCGACATCCAGGCCGACAAGCTGACCCCGACCGAACTGCTCAACGCCTTGCTCAAGGCGCCGGTGGACCTGTTGTGGAACGGCGGTATCGGTACCTACGTCAAGGCCAGCACCGAAAGCCACGCCGATGTAGGCGACAAGGCCAACGACGCGCTGCGTGTCAACGGCAACGAGCTGCGCTGCAAGGTGGTGGGCGAGGGCGGTAACCTGGGCATGACCCAACTGGGTCGTGTGGAATTCGGCCTCAATGGCGGCGGTTCCAACACCGACTTCATCGACAACGCCGGTGGCGTGGACTGCTCCGACCACGAAGTGAACATCAAGATCCTGCTCAACGAAGTGGTGCAGGCCGGTGACATGACCGACAAGCAACGCAACCAGTTGCTGGCGAGCATGACCGACGAAGTCGGCAACCTGGTGTTGGGCAACAACTACAAGCAGACCCAGGCCCTGTCCCTGGCTGCGCGCAAGGCTTACGAGCGTGCTGCCGAGTACAAGCGCCTGATGAGCGACCTGGAAGGCCGTGGCAAGCTGGACCGCGCCATCGAGTACCTGCCGACCGAGGAGCAGCTCACCGAGCGCGCCGCGAATGGCAAGGGCCTGACGCGTCCAGAGCTGTCGGTGTTGATTTCCTACAGCAAGATCGACCTCAAGGAAGCGCTGCTCAAGTCCCAGGTACCGGATGACGAGTACCTGACCCGTGACATGGAGACCGCGTTCCCGCCGAGCCTGGTGGCCAAGTTCTCCGAAGCCATGCGTCGCCATCGTCTGAAGCGCGAAATCGTCAGCACCCAGATCGCCAACGACCTGGTCAACCACATGGGCATCACCTTCGTTCAACGACTCAAAGAGTCGACCGGCATGAGCCCGGCGAACGTTGCGGGCGCCTACGTGATCGTTCGCGACATCTTCCACCTCCCGCACTGGTTCCGTCAGATCGAAGCCCTGGACCACCAGGTTTCAGCCGACGTGCAACTGGAGCTGATGGATGAACTGATGCGCCTGGGCCGTCGCGCCACGCGCTGGTTCCTGCGCAGCCGTCGCAACGAGCAGGACGCCGGGCGTGACACGGCGCACTTCGGTCCGCACCTGGCGGCGCTGGGTCTCAAGCTCGACGAACTGCTGGAAGGCCCGACCCGTGAAGGCTGGCAAAACCGTTACCAGGCCTACACCCAGGCCGGCGTACCGGAGTTGTTGGCGCGCATGGTTGCAGGTACTACGCACCTGTACACCCTGCTGCCGATCATCGAAGCCGCCGACGTGACCGGGCATGACGCCGCTGAGGTGGCCAAGGCCTACTTCGCCGTCGGCAGCGCCCTGGACCTGCCGTGGTACCTGCAGCAGATCAGCGACCTGCCGGTGGCCAACAACTGGCAGGCCCAGGCCCGCGAAGCCTTCCGCGACGACGTGGACTGGCAGCAACGGGCGATCACCATTTCGGTATTGCAGATGGCCGACGCGCCACAAGACATGGAAGCCCGCGTGGCCCTGTGGCTTGAGCAGCACCAGGACATGGCTGATCGCTGGCGCGCCATGATGGTGGAAATTCGTGCTGCGGTTGGCACGGACTACGCCATGTATGCGGTGGCCAACCGGGAGTTGCTGGACTTGGCGTTGAGCGGTCAGTCGGTGTTGCAACCGGCTTGATGCCCTGGTGAAACACCTGTGGGAGGGGGCTTGCTCCCGATAGCGGTGAGTCAGTCATGGAGGTGGTGACTGACACTCTGCTATCGGGGGCAAGTCGAATCGTCGCACCGCCCCTCCCACATTTGGCTCTTCATTTATTTGAAGGTCAGCGGTGTTTGAGCAATTTGCTTTCCAGGTGATC
This region of Pseudomonas sp. MUP55 genomic DNA includes:
- a CDS encoding dermonecrotic toxin domain-containing protein, which gives rise to MNNVTAYTSYGHMSVSASVPVDGPTAPIDPPKAPAINDPARPESNAGSSGVAPSATPDGLDNAFWAAQYQKWKASSFGKSDAWKDAHIPAHLKVFLAHDRSVQLDAGIKDYSTMNYVASPEMRESTRNQIKAHYKEHHGLDIDPDKTYLMTFAYNVRGHTPPYPGRIISKISLTDAAIKNIQDTPGHDNLPKVSFNPHQEPPPPIEIVDNLTIGYHRSSGRHGYQKSPTALQTQQYEGIYFDPPAEEHYDASNQAPITPKSFRAYVWDTSFSKTHKAELDNFWNEYRDKYSTLSKMSFVTAAHKQFEENTLSPEGRDLAMRLAGISAQKPLDSLTARDFQAGYTQDPDLELKELTFEGRVASGIFYAIDKTTQKTLLYMTGNSSPIHEFDNPTLMRKWLTEQMTDETKRKQFAEYFKLDDRADSVWEAGIDVHLEKTGLYAKHHIDWLEDRPFGGKPIEADPFKSMQARVEQYTYNNTDSTYVSNDDWKKKNVLAGLKSASKSLVILAPVALAVPQIGIAVLLFDLGIAATEIGLGIDDYRKGRPGAVDRITFGAFNAVQIASKQAGSQVFGPLVKPPIERAILPKIIPQINPPT
- a CDS encoding NAD-glutamate dehydrogenase produces the protein MAFFTAASKADFQHQLQAALAQHISEQALPQVALFAEQFFGIISLDELTQRRLSDLAGCTLSAWRLLERFDHTQPQVRVYNPDYERHGWQSTHTAVEVLHHDLPFLVDSVRTELNRRGYSIHTLQTTVLSVRRGSKGELLEILPKGTQGEGILQESLMYLEIDRCANAAELNVLSKELEQVLGEVRVAVADFEPMKAKVQDLLAGIDASAFAIDGEEKAEIKNFLEWLVGNHFTFLGYEEFVVRDEADGGHIEYDASSFLGLTKLLRAGLTAEDLRIEDYAVAYLREPTVLSFAKAAHPSRVHRPAYPDYVSIREISADGKVLKEHRFMGLYTSSVYGESVRVIPYIRRKVAEIERRSGFQAKAHLGKELAQVVEVLPRDDLFQTPVDELFSTVMSIVQIQERNKIRVFLRKDPYGRFCYCLAYVPRDIYSTEVRQKIQQVLMDRLKASDCEFWTFFSESVLARVQLILRVDPKNRLDIDPLQLEKEVVQACRSWQDDYASLVVESFGEAQGTNVLADFPKGFPAGYRERFAAHSAVVDMQHLNSLTEANPLVMSFYQPLGQVSGQRELHCKLYHADTPLALSDVLPILENLGLRVLGEFPYRLRHANGREFWIHDFAFIAAEGVNLDIQQLNDTLQDAFVHIVHGDAENDAFNRLVLTAGLPWRDVALLRAYARYLKQIRLGFDLGYIASTLNNHTDIARELTRLFKTRFYLARKLTADDLEDKQQRLEQAILSALDDVQVLNEDRILRRYLDLIKATLRTNFYQTDANGQNKSYFSFKFDPRAIPELPKPVPKFEIFVYSPRVEGVHLRFGNVARGGLRWSDREEDFRTEVLGLVKAQQVKNSVIVPVGAKGGFLPRRLPLGGSRDEIAAEGIACYRIFISGLLDITDNLKDGVLVPPVNVVRHDDDDPYLVVAADKGTATFSDIANGIAIDYGFWLGDAFASGGSAGYDHKKMGITAKGAWVGVQRHFRERGINVQEDSITVVGVGDMAGDVFGNGLLMSDKLQLVAAFNHLHIFIDPNPNPATSFVERQRMFELPRSAWTDYDTSIMSEGGGIFSRSAKSIAISPQMKERFDIQADKLTPTELLNALLKAPVDLLWNGGIGTYVKASTESHADVGDKANDALRVNGNELRCKVVGEGGNLGMTQLGRVEFGLNGGGSNTDFIDNAGGVDCSDHEVNIKILLNEVVQAGDMTDKQRNQLLASMTDEVGNLVLGNNYKQTQALSLAARKAYERAAEYKRLMSDLEGRGKLDRAIEYLPTEEQLTERAANGKGLTRPELSVLISYSKIDLKEALLKSQVPDDEYLTRDMETAFPPSLVAKFSEAMRRHRLKREIVSTQIANDLVNHMGITFVQRLKESTGMSPANVAGAYVIVRDIFHLPHWFRQIEALDHQVSADVQLELMDELMRLGRRATRWFLRSRRNEQDAGRDTAHFGPHLAALGLKLDELLEGPTREGWQNRYQAYTQAGVPELLARMVAGTTHLYTLLPIIEAADVTGHDAAEVAKAYFAVGSALDLPWYLQQISDLPVANNWQAQAREAFRDDVDWQQRAITISVLQMADAPQDMEARVALWLEQHQDMADRWRAMMVEIRAAVGTDYAMYAVANRELLDLALSGQSVLQPA